A DNA window from bacterium contains the following coding sequences:
- a CDS encoding helix-hairpin-helix domain-containing protein yields the protein MILLILRCYLLLLIGQEFDAPAVSDPLIEELQSLESHPIDINKAKKEDFLKIYWVSPGLAESIIKTRKEVGSFDKIEDLRKVQGVTDELLECIRPYITVKLQRQQILEVRPQIELRSRVQQTFPKVKGNWPGSPIKSYQRLKLSSKNISGFALLEKDPYEASYSDFATYGIMVQALPMAQKIILGDYRLEFGEGLLFGFPPIVTFKQQGVIKGKERGLQLYTITGENTYLHGVAVESKSYRGIKNFVILSNTKIDNGGGVSQYAPTIYDYEGDHSTESGEAKKDRVREWLIGTRFEYHGPIKLGLTWYKNTHFLNPEEVRPQGTKIGTHSLWSVSSSTSLAGFEVLPLNWFSEFGWCDKSWATVLGTEYGKEKLRLGTLFRYYPPDFPVFHSAPFSDSYKLAEKGNYLYGAYQISKYTKLTGYTDYCTRYSTELPTLHAEHSIELQHKFTPHFWLTSRYSFKKVEVSPRGESECKWFRLQADIEAAKLNMRVRLDRGYEAGSQEVRPQGELLYGDIGVKFSKYLSFTTRLILFDSELDKFGLYEYEQDLPGLMTNQFISDKGTRLYLLLKNRIASSYTVTVKYAITSKIAKPVTQKYGIQFDLEH from the coding sequence ATGATTTTACTCATTTTGAGGTGCTACCTCCTTCTCCTTATTGGACAGGAATTTGATGCTCCTGCTGTGTCTGACCCTTTAATAGAGGAGCTACAAAGTTTGGAGTCCCATCCGATTGACATTAACAAAGCTAAAAAGGAAGATTTTCTTAAGATATACTGGGTTTCACCTGGGCTTGCAGAGTCCATTATTAAGACGAGAAAAGAAGTTGGCAGCTTTGATAAGATTGAGGATTTGAGAAAGGTACAGGGTGTGACAGATGAGCTTTTAGAGTGCATCCGTCCCTATATAACGGTTAAACTACAACGGCAACAAATTTTGGAGGTTAGACCTCAAATTGAACTCAGGTCAAGGGTTCAACAGACTTTTCCTAAAGTTAAAGGTAATTGGCCGGGTAGCCCAATAAAATCTTACCAGAGGCTTAAATTAAGTAGTAAAAATATTTCTGGATTTGCACTTCTTGAGAAAGACCCCTACGAAGCATCGTATTCAGACTTTGCCACTTATGGAATAATGGTGCAGGCGCTCCCAATGGCTCAAAAGATTATACTTGGCGATTACAGGCTTGAATTTGGTGAAGGTCTATTGTTTGGCTTTCCTCCTATTGTTACTTTCAAGCAGCAGGGTGTAATTAAAGGGAAAGAGCGGGGACTTCAACTATACACTATTACTGGTGAAAATACATATTTACATGGTGTAGCAGTAGAGTCCAAATCCTATCGTGGGATTAAGAATTTCGTAATCCTATCAAATACAAAAATTGATAATGGTGGTGGCGTATCGCAATACGCCCCTACCATCTATGATTATGAAGGAGACCACTCAACTGAGTCAGGCGAAGCTAAAAAAGACAGAGTAAGAGAGTGGCTGATTGGGACAAGATTTGAGTACCATGGTCCAATTAAACTTGGGCTTACATGGTATAAAAATACGCATTTCTTAAATCCAGAAGAGGTTAGACCTCAAGGCACTAAAATAGGGACTCATAGCTTATGGAGTGTGAGTAGTTCAACCTCATTAGCTGGATTTGAGGTGTTACCTCTTAACTGGTTTAGTGAATTTGGCTGGTGTGATAAAAGTTGGGCAACAGTGCTTGGTACAGAATACGGGAAAGAAAAATTAAGACTTGGCACTCTATTTAGATATTATCCACCCGATTTCCCTGTGTTCCATTCGGCACCATTTTCTGACAGCTACAAGCTTGCTGAAAAAGGTAATTATCTATATGGAGCGTATCAGATTTCAAAATACACAAAATTAACAGGCTATACAGATTATTGCACACGATATTCTACTGAGTTACCAACTTTGCATGCTGAACATTCTATTGAGTTACAGCATAAGTTTACACCGCATTTTTGGCTTACAAGTAGATACTCTTTTAAAAAGGTAGAGGTATCACCTCGAGGTGAGTCTGAATGCAAATGGTTTAGATTACAAGCAGATATTGAAGCCGCCAAACTTAATATGAGAGTCAGACTTGATAGAGGCTATGAGGCTGGGTCTCAAGAGGTTAGACCTCAAGGTGAGCTTTTGTACGGCGATATAGGAGTTAAGTTTTCAAAATACTTATCATTTACTACGAGGTTGATTTTATTTGATTCTGAACTCGACAAGTTTGGTCTTTATGAGTATGAGCAAGACTTACCAGGTCTTATGACAAACCAGTTTATAAGTGATAAAGGGACAAGACTATATTTGCTTTTGAAAAATAGAATTGCATCCAGCTACACGGTTACTGTGAAATATGCAATAACATCAAAGATAGCTAAGCCCGTGACACAAAAATACGGCATCCAATTTGATTTAGAGCACTAA
- a CDS encoding lysophospholipid acyltransferase family protein — MKHQNSKPVFYYIVRLATRIVLIIFCSLKIRRVENVLGKGAYIIVSNHISVIDGLVLIASFKEKITFLVASYLFEKPVVGAFLSRIGCIPVDSVQAIKALKKALSMLKNGKVIGIFPEGGVRLTKEMQEVKRGALFLTHTAKVPIIPVGIQETNQGTAEQITELIKHLRS; from the coding sequence ATGAAACACCAAAATAGCAAACCAGTTTTTTATTACATAGTTCGCCTGGCTACTCGAATAGTCCTTATAATATTTTGCTCACTTAAGATAAGAAGGGTAGAGAATGTCTTGGGAAAGGGCGCCTATATTATTGTATCAAATCATATCAGTGTGATTGATGGCCTTGTTTTAATTGCTTCATTTAAAGAAAAAATTACATTTTTAGTTGCATCTTACCTGTTTGAAAAACCCGTAGTCGGAGCATTCTTATCCAGAATAGGTTGTATTCCAGTTGACTCTGTACAAGCAATAAAAGCGCTCAAAAAAGCATTAAGTATGTTAAAGAATGGAAAAGTGATAGGAATTTTCCCTGAGGGTGGTGTTAGATTAACAAAAGAGATGCAAGAAGTTAAGCGAGGAGCCCTCTTTCTCACTCATACAGCAAAAGTACCCATCATTCCAGTGGGCATTCAAGAAACCAATCAGGGAACTGCTGAGCAAATCACTGAACTTATAAAACATTTGAGAAGCTGA
- the mltG gene encoding endolytic transglycosylase MltG yields MLFLLVFFTFTVQGDTSPKRFLYGVNVEHGENLTQVAEKLYAQGIIEHKFWFKVWAKVTNQDRNIKAGYYIFKKPTPIREALRTLVEGRNAGIRVTIPEGATLREIAWLFRRYGGVNKEEFIRLAHDTSYIRSFGIQASSLEGYLFPKTYFIPYGTNPREVIPFMIEQFFQVFGEDFYNRSKEIGFTLEEVVTFASLIEKEAVCDSEKPIISGVYHKRLKHKWPLQCDATIQYILPERKPRLTYSDLSIHSLYNTYIYQGLPPGPICSPGESSIRAALWPDETDYLYFVARGDGTHIFSKTLKEHQIAKEKVREKQEMTKSK; encoded by the coding sequence GTGCTTTTTTTATTAGTATTTTTTACTTTTACAGTTCAAGGCGATACCTCCCCTAAGCGGTTCCTTTATGGAGTAAATGTAGAACATGGTGAGAACTTGACACAGGTAGCAGAAAAACTTTATGCCCAAGGTATAATAGAACACAAATTTTGGTTTAAGGTGTGGGCTAAAGTTACAAACCAAGACCGTAATATTAAGGCTGGTTACTACATTTTTAAAAAGCCTACCCCAATTCGTGAAGCGTTAAGAACACTTGTTGAGGGCAGGAATGCAGGTATAAGAGTTACAATCCCTGAAGGTGCAACACTTCGTGAAATTGCGTGGCTATTCAGGAGATATGGGGGAGTCAATAAAGAAGAGTTTATTAGGCTTGCACATGACACTTCTTATATAAGAAGCTTTGGTATACAAGCGAGCTCCCTTGAGGGCTACCTTTTTCCGAAGACTTATTTTATTCCATATGGAACGAATCCAAGAGAAGTGATACCATTTATGATTGAGCAGTTTTTTCAAGTCTTTGGTGAAGATTTTTACAATAGGTCAAAAGAAATAGGGTTTACACTTGAGGAGGTAGTAACTTTTGCCTCCCTTATTGAGAAAGAGGCTGTATGTGATTCTGAGAAGCCTATAATATCAGGAGTCTACCATAAGCGGCTTAAGCATAAATGGCCACTCCAGTGTGATGCTACTATTCAATACATTTTACCTGAACGAAAGCCGCGTCTTACTTACTCTGACCTTTCCATCCATTCCTTATATAACACTTATATTTATCAAGGTTTACCTCCCGGTCCTATATGTTCACCTGGGGAGAGTTCTATCAGAGCTGCATTATGGCCGGATGAGACTGATTATTTATACTTTGTTGCACGTGGTGATGGCACACATATATTTTCGAAAACCTTGAAAGAGCATCAAATTGCAAAAGAGAAAGTTAGAGAGAAACAAGAAATGACGAAATCCAAATGA
- the bamA gene encoding outer membrane protein assembly factor BamA encodes MCRTLSWLVIFTFYFILPTFIYAEIIVELKVEGIENVAPGLVISTSGLEIGDELTVESVRNAVKQIYRTQLFKDVEIQYEKEGGGVKLTILVKEYPRISKIGFKWNKKFKDKKLLELCGLKEGDIGVETSIFNGAVKIRKAYKKDGYYLAEVKPVTEEVNKELKVEYLITEGKRVKIRSIEIIGNRAFKDDELEKRLKNREKRWYRSGNFSGEEFENDPDKIVEFYRNHGYPNCKVVDVNIVPDENKEWVRIYIKIDEGSKLFLGNVGFDGNKVIDTRDLIKEVKFKRLSLYSSNALSKTLEGIYSLYGNRGYIYAIVDPVEELSDSVVDITYKIKEGKPARIHKIIIENNTKTHEKVIRRELTIFPGDILSRKELINSQRKVFNLGFFKNITLDTKPASPSQGGQANEQGDIDLIIKVEEKPAGQASLGASYYPKHGLVGNLGLSTPNFRGMGELLYINLQKGEKLQTLEAGYNRPWLFDTPMSVGLDAFHTFEKRPLYKTQRTGGNVKVGRPIPRLTFTKGYISYKLERVKASADDTASLSSYIKESLGDRIRSVATFEVVRDSRDNFLNPTTGTRNDAEIELSGGPLGGSVDYHKEIFETSTYHKLFWRFVLGLRGKFGAIDGYRTPADVPLYERFILGGIGEWGLRGYRDWSIGPERDGEVIGGRFASLFTIETKISFEENLYPLVFLDAGNTWECFKEANFQDLKRGVGVGFRIEIPMMGLVGFDFGYGIDKKPRGWEFHLQMGKLF; translated from the coding sequence ATGTGTAGAACTTTAAGCTGGCTTGTAATTTTTACTTTCTATTTCATACTTCCCACTTTCATTTATGCTGAAATAATTGTAGAGCTTAAAGTAGAGGGGATAGAAAATGTAGCCCCTGGTCTTGTAATTTCAACATCAGGTTTAGAAATAGGGGATGAGTTAACTGTGGAGAGTGTAAGGAATGCTGTCAAGCAAATTTATAGGACACAGTTGTTTAAAGATGTTGAGATACAGTACGAAAAAGAGGGTGGTGGGGTAAAGCTTACTATATTGGTCAAGGAATACCCACGTATATCTAAGATTGGGTTCAAATGGAATAAAAAATTTAAGGATAAGAAGCTACTTGAACTATGTGGCTTAAAAGAGGGTGACATTGGAGTTGAGACATCAATTTTTAATGGAGCAGTAAAGATACGCAAGGCTTATAAGAAGGATGGTTATTATTTGGCAGAAGTTAAACCTGTTACAGAAGAGGTCAATAAAGAGCTCAAGGTGGAATACCTAATTACAGAGGGTAAGCGTGTTAAGATTCGCTCAATTGAAATTATTGGTAATCGTGCTTTTAAAGATGACGAACTTGAAAAGAGGCTAAAAAATAGAGAAAAGAGATGGTACAGGTCAGGTAATTTTAGTGGAGAAGAATTTGAAAATGACCCAGATAAGATTGTTGAGTTTTATCGGAATCATGGGTATCCGAACTGTAAAGTTGTGGATGTGAATATAGTGCCTGATGAAAATAAAGAATGGGTTAGAATATACATTAAGATTGATGAAGGTAGTAAGCTATTTTTGGGTAATGTAGGTTTTGATGGTAATAAAGTTATAGATACAAGAGATTTAATTAAAGAAGTGAAGTTTAAAAGGCTCTCCCTTTATTCAAGTAATGCCTTATCAAAGACATTAGAAGGTATCTATAGTCTTTATGGGAATCGTGGCTACATATATGCAATCGTTGACCCTGTAGAAGAGTTAAGTGACAGTGTTGTAGATATAACTTATAAAATCAAAGAAGGCAAACCGGCAAGGATACATAAGATTATAATTGAAAATAATACAAAAACACACGAAAAAGTTATACGACGCGAACTCACAATATTTCCCGGTGATATACTGTCTCGTAAAGAATTAATAAATTCACAGCGTAAGGTGTTTAATTTAGGGTTCTTCAAGAACATAACCCTTGATACAAAGCCTGCCTCGCCAAGTCAAGGTGGGCAAGCCAATGAGCAAGGGGATATAGACCTTATAATTAAAGTAGAAGAGAAACCAGCAGGCCAAGCCTCTCTTGGTGCCAGTTATTATCCGAAGCATGGCCTTGTGGGTAATCTTGGTTTATCTACTCCTAATTTTAGAGGTATGGGTGAGCTATTATACATCAACTTACAGAAAGGTGAAAAGTTACAGACTCTTGAAGCAGGTTACAACAGGCCATGGCTATTTGATACACCTATGAGTGTAGGGTTAGACGCATTTCATACTTTTGAGAAGCGCCCGTTATATAAAACACAGAGAACAGGTGGCAATGTTAAGGTTGGTAGGCCTATACCAAGACTTACATTCACAAAAGGGTACATTTCGTATAAACTTGAGCGTGTGAAAGCATCAGCTGATGATACTGCTTCGTTAAGTTCTTATATAAAAGAGAGCCTTGGCGACCGTATTAGGAGTGTAGCTACATTTGAAGTTGTAAGAGACTCGCGTGATAATTTCCTTAATCCGACAACAGGGACACGTAATGATGCAGAAATTGAACTCTCAGGCGGTCCTTTAGGTGGTAGTGTAGATTACCATAAGGAGATATTTGAAACTTCTACTTATCACAAACTTTTTTGGCGTTTTGTGCTTGGCTTAAGGGGTAAGTTTGGCGCTATAGATGGATACAGAACACCGGCTGATGTCCCTTTATATGAGCGGTTTATACTTGGTGGTATAGGAGAATGGGGGCTAAGAGGGTACAGGGACTGGTCAATAGGACCTGAAAGGGATGGTGAAGTAATAGGTGGCAGATTTGCATCCTTGTTCACAATTGAGACTAAAATTTCTTTTGAAGAAAATCTTTATCCACTTGTATTTTTAGATGCCGGTAATACATGGGAATGTTTCAAAGAGGCTAATTTTCAGGACCTAAAGCGGGGGGTGGGGGTTGGGTTTAGGATAGAGATACCAATGATGGGACTGGTAGGGTTTGATTTTGGCTATGGTATAGATAAGAAACCAAGAGGATGGGAGTTCCATTTGCAGATGGGGAAGCTGTTTTAA
- a CDS encoding OmpH family outer membrane protein, whose amino-acid sequence MKKYILAFILLLLTIFALASPSQGGEAKIGYIDSKRIFDEYKGKDELAQKMQKELDSWQNEAIKRKQEVQNLIKEFDSQFLMLSEEARERKRRVIEQKQREYEDFVQRIWGPDGEAQKQNEKIMKPFIDKVNSILRKIGEDGDYAIIFDVASTGVVYAKEGMDLSSQVIAELNQEYAPTVAAKEKANFCVFKFKELTAEARDYGHGTQVAQVLKAGLIKTGKFEESKKLPDALREANIGKKEEDFTQEEAARVGKLAMAKLVVIGEVTRVGDKVDITCKVVNPNTSEIIAQEIGSSVSGEREDIINMVGEVLSKLVPKISLM is encoded by the coding sequence ATGAAGAAGTATATTTTGGCTTTTATACTTTTGCTGTTAACTATTTTTGCACTTGCCTCGCCGAGTCAAGGCGGGGAGGCTAAAATTGGATACATTGACTCTAAGCGTATTTTTGACGAATACAAAGGTAAGGATGAGCTTGCCCAAAAGATGCAAAAAGAACTTGATAGCTGGCAAAATGAAGCGATAAAGAGAAAGCAGGAAGTCCAAAACCTTATAAAGGAGTTTGATTCTCAGTTTCTTATGTTATCAGAAGAAGCAAGGGAGAGGAAGCGTAGAGTTATAGAACAAAAGCAAAGAGAGTATGAAGATTTTGTTCAAAGGATATGGGGACCTGATGGTGAGGCTCAAAAGCAGAACGAAAAGATTATGAAGCCATTTATTGACAAGGTGAACTCAATATTACGAAAGATAGGTGAGGATGGTGATTATGCGATAATATTTGATGTTGCAAGTACTGGTGTTGTGTATGCAAAAGAAGGTATGGATTTATCGTCTCAGGTGATTGCTGAATTGAACCAAGAATATGCACCTACTGTGGCAGCAAAAGAGAAGGCTAATTTTTGCGTATTTAAGTTTAAAGAGCTAACAGCTGAAGCCAGAGATTATGGACACGGAACACAAGTGGCTCAGGTCTTGAAGGCAGGTTTAATTAAGACTGGTAAGTTTGAGGAGTCTAAGAAGCTACCCGATGCTTTGCGTGAAGCAAACATAGGTAAAAAGGAGGAAGATTTTACGCAGGAGGAGGCGGCAAGGGTTGGTAAATTAGCTATGGCAAAATTGGTAGTAATTGGTGAAGTGACGAGAGTAGGTGATAAAGTTGATATTACCTGTAAAGTTGTAAACCCAAACACAAGTGAAATAATAGCGCAAGAAATTGGGAGTAGTGTGAGTGGTGAGAGGGAAGATATTATAAATATGGTAGGTGAAGTACTGTCTAAGTTAGTTCCCAAAATATCATTGATGTAG
- the lpxD gene encoding UDP-3-O-(3-hydroxymyristoyl)glucosamine N-acyltransferase — MKLAEIAKLVTGKLNGDPELEVSRIARIEEAESGDITWFSHPRYRKWLNKTHASCIIVPKGMSGASISTIELENPSLAIAKLLQEFYPKPIPQKGISKLVQIDATAKIGKGVSIGAFVYIGKDSVVGNRVTIFPHVYIGDNVAIGDDTHIYPNVTIEDNVVIGNRVIIYSGAVIGSDGFAYTRVKGKHERIPHCGGVILEDDVEIGALSTVDRAVIGNTIIKKGTKIDNLVHIAHNVVIGEHSIIVAQVGIAGSTRIGKNVTIAGQAGLTDHLIIGDNVVIGAQAGVTKDVRNGMTVSGYPARPHLASKKAYGLLIKLPELFKRVRRLERGH; from the coding sequence ATGAAATTAGCAGAGATTGCAAAACTTGTTACCGGTAAATTAAATGGTGACCCAGAGCTTGAAGTTAGTAGAATTGCAAGAATTGAGGAAGCTGAATCTGGTGATATAACTTGGTTCTCACATCCAAGGTATCGCAAATGGCTTAATAAAACACATGCCTCTTGTATAATTGTACCTAAAGGGATGAGTGGGGCATCAATTTCTACAATAGAACTAGAGAATCCATCTCTTGCAATTGCTAAGCTTTTACAAGAATTTTATCCTAAACCTATTCCACAAAAAGGTATAAGTAAACTTGTCCAAATTGATGCAACTGCTAAAATTGGTAAAGGAGTGAGTATAGGGGCATTTGTTTATATAGGTAAAGACTCTGTTGTTGGCAATAGGGTTACTATTTTCCCGCATGTATATATTGGTGACAATGTCGCAATTGGGGATGATACCCATATCTATCCAAATGTGACAATTGAGGACAATGTAGTTATTGGGAACAGGGTAATAATTTATTCAGGTGCTGTAATTGGGAGCGACGGTTTTGCTTATACGCGAGTGAAAGGGAAGCATGAGCGAATTCCTCATTGTGGTGGTGTTATCTTAGAGGATGATGTTGAGATAGGTGCATTATCAACTGTGGACAGGGCTGTTATTGGAAATACAATAATCAAAAAAGGGACAAAAATTGATAATTTAGTCCATATCGCACATAATGTTGTGATTGGTGAGCACTCTATAATTGTAGCACAAGTTGGGATTGCAGGTAGTACTCGGATTGGTAAAAATGTGACAATTGCGGGGCAGGCTGGTCTTACTGACCATTTAATAATTGGCGATAATGTAGTTATAGGAGCACAGGCAGGGGTGACAAAAGATGTCAGAAATGGGATGACTGTATCCGGCTATCCTGCCAGACCACATTTAGCGTCAAAAAAAGCGTACGGGTTATTGATAAAGCTACCGGAGTTATTTAAAAGAGTTAGAAGACTTGAACGAGGTCATTGA